In a genomic window of Leptospira brenneri:
- a CDS encoding phospho-sugar mutase, with protein MLKPEDNILSWTKSPFSSEIQIEAKKAYEDWKAGMSSELVDAYAVPLSFGTGGIRGKIGNGIGKMNLYTVGRAALGFISYLRDTKKDASIVIAYDSRRLSKEFAELSAGIAAKLGVKVYIFPKVTPTPLLSYAIRHYKASGGIVITASHNPPEYNGFKAYLADGGQLVPPDDSLIIKRISEINDWSTIPFVKKTAAEYKKFVKPVGPVVFKTYLKDLKQAGILSSVKSKTRNDLGIVYSPLHGTGGDYMKEMLNFFGYKSVFLVPEQKKPDGEFPTVKYPNPEEKEALALSEFHAKKKKASVFIATDPDADRLGVGVRRADGEYEYLNGNQIGSIMAAYLAERKKSKTKTYHLVKTIVTTDLQEAIAKKNGIKIKNVLTGFKYIAEEMKQIEVKKNNVFLFGGEESYGYLPVPFVRDKDSLSSALLFVEILAEKGDLLSYLESIYLKYGLYRESLYSLTLEGSSGQEKIKKSIESLRTESLVGKTIGGRKVVGVLDYETQKADGKSKSTVFKGMPKSNVIQVELEGNAKLTIRPSGTEPKVKVYSSFASLKKLKKSSEIPSLWESLGKEITQAESEFLQLAGLK; from the coding sequence ATGTTGAAACCAGAAGACAATATCCTATCTTGGACGAAATCACCTTTTTCATCGGAAATCCAGATTGAAGCCAAAAAGGCTTACGAAGATTGGAAGGCTGGCATGAGTTCCGAACTCGTAGATGCTTATGCCGTACCTTTAAGTTTTGGGACCGGTGGGATTCGGGGCAAGATTGGAAATGGAATCGGCAAAATGAACCTCTATACAGTAGGTCGTGCTGCACTTGGTTTTATTAGTTATCTAAGAGACACTAAAAAAGATGCCTCCATTGTCATCGCTTACGATTCGAGAAGGCTCTCCAAAGAATTTGCAGAACTCTCTGCAGGGATCGCCGCCAAACTGGGAGTTAAAGTATATATTTTTCCCAAGGTAACACCAACTCCACTTTTATCTTATGCCATTCGTCATTACAAAGCCAGTGGTGGAATTGTCATCACTGCTTCTCACAATCCTCCCGAATACAATGGATTCAAAGCCTATCTGGCTGACGGAGGACAACTGGTTCCCCCTGATGATTCTCTGATCATAAAAAGAATTAGTGAAATCAATGATTGGTCAACCATCCCATTTGTAAAAAAGACAGCCGCGGAATATAAAAAATTCGTAAAACCAGTGGGGCCTGTGGTTTTTAAAACCTATTTAAAAGATTTAAAACAAGCAGGGATTCTTTCTTCTGTAAAATCCAAAACAAGAAATGATCTAGGAATTGTGTACTCACCACTCCATGGAACCGGTGGAGATTATATGAAAGAAATGTTAAACTTCTTTGGATATAAATCTGTATTTCTCGTTCCAGAACAAAAAAAACCAGACGGTGAATTTCCAACGGTTAAGTATCCGAACCCTGAGGAAAAAGAAGCCCTCGCCTTATCTGAGTTCCATGCCAAAAAGAAAAAAGCTTCCGTCTTTATTGCAACCGATCCCGATGCTGATAGGCTCGGCGTAGGAGTACGACGTGCAGACGGTGAGTATGAATACCTAAATGGAAACCAAATTGGTTCGATAATGGCGGCTTATCTCGCTGAAAGAAAAAAATCAAAAACCAAAACCTATCATTTAGTCAAAACTATCGTAACCACTGACTTACAAGAAGCGATTGCGAAAAAAAACGGAATTAAAATTAAAAACGTTCTTACCGGATTTAAATACATCGCAGAAGAAATGAAGCAGATTGAGGTGAAGAAAAATAATGTATTTCTCTTTGGTGGTGAAGAATCTTATGGATACTTACCCGTACCTTTTGTCCGTGATAAAGATTCTCTCTCCAGTGCATTGTTATTTGTAGAAATCTTAGCAGAAAAGGGTGATCTACTTTCTTATTTAGAATCCATCTATTTAAAATATGGATTGTATCGTGAAAGTTTGTATTCTTTGACCTTAGAAGGAAGTTCTGGACAAGAAAAGATTAAAAAGTCTATCGAATCTCTTCGTACAGAATCTTTAGTCGGTAAAACCATTGGAGGAAGAAAGGTTGTCGGAGTTCTTGACTATGAAACTCAAAAAGCAGACGGGAAATCAAAATCCACTGTTTTTAAAGGAATGCCTAAATCCAATGTCATCCAGGTGGAACTAGAAGGAAACGCCAAACTCACCATTCGTCCTTCTGGAACAGAACCGAAGGTAAAGGTTTATTCTTCCTTTGCCTCTTTGAAAAAACTTAAAAAATCATCAGAAATCCCAAGCCTTTGGGAATCTCTTGGAAAAGAAATTACGCAGGCAGAATCAGAATTTCTACAACTTGCAGGGCTAAAATGA